A stretch of DNA from Lycium ferocissimum isolate CSIRO_LF1 chromosome 4, AGI_CSIRO_Lferr_CH_V1, whole genome shotgun sequence:
AGCACTTTTGCCTATAGTAGAAAAGTTTTTTGTGCTTAATCAAGGTTTCAAAAATGTTTTTGAGCAAAAGCTACTTTCTTCAGCTTTGAAAAAAGAGATGATGCTGCTACTCAAAATCACTTATTATTCCTTAAAGCTTGGTCAAACCTTAATTTTCTAAAAGAAGCActcatttgaaaaaaataagcaatGTTTGCTTCCCAGAGGGCTTGGCCAAACATGCTATATACAACATGTACAAAGTTCAAGAAGAGAAATTACATCTGGTCATCTTAGGATGTTTCTCGAGAGATTTGAGAATCTAGACAAGATAAGGTTTCGGGTTAAGATTCATGTTACCAAacatattactccctctgtttcaatttgtttgaacctatttcctttttagtccgtcaaaatgaatgacctctttcctaatttggaaacaaattcactttatgaatgattcctgaccacacaaattttcaaagcttattttgaaccataagtttcaaaagtcttccctctttctaaaatgtcgtgcccagtcaaataggttcaaacaaattgaaacagagggagtattacataatttaactttattaaTTCGCCTTGATGGTTAGAAAGAGGTTTAGGATGGCAATCCATCTTGGATCATGCCCTAGCTTTGGAAAGACGAAGGAAATGAAGAATGGAGGTTTTTAGTCACATCGAGGGTATTTGTATAGCCAAACCCATTTCTGACCGTCCTAGCGCCAGGCCATAGAAGTTTTAGCTCTAGGCATCAACCTTACCGGTGAGTAAGGTTGGGGTTTGGTGGTCTACAGCCAAGCCACAGAATTTGTAACGCAGGCCACAGAACTTCTTCAGCCATGCATAGGCTCAGTAAAATTGGCATAAATTTGTGTAGAAAAGTCCGGCTGACAAACAGTTTGAAGTGTTGAAAACTAAACTTCAAAGGATACATTTTTGATTCAAAAACCATGTAAAATTTCTCGTGTAGCGGGAGTTGTATATTTTCAATTTGGATCTTGTATCACTTGTTAAATCTTTAGCCTTTGCATAGCCTTCCAACTTTTCTTGTTTCCAAGTTTCCAGTGTAACTCCAAAACACTCCCATTTTATTCCAATCATCCACTATCATATTCTCTGCTTTTTGATACATTACACCATTCATTTAGCATGTAATTTAAGTTGAACTAACTTAAATGTATTTGAGATTCTTTTTTGGGGCGCTACATAATCGTTCAAACGTACGAACTACATCAAAAAAATGTGTAGGATATAGACTCATCAATAGCCTCAATTTATGAATCTATGACTTACATGATTTATACTCTTAATACTCTTATTGCATCCACTTGGATGCTACATATGAATtaattgatgatatatgatttgaaacattgtatgtaattcctttatattttatgatgttgaaactatttttttattatgttcTATGCTAAAATGTTTGTTAGGAAGTTTTGCCTTTATTGAATGTTTTTACCGATACTTGAGATGTTTTAGCATTGCTTTATATGTATGATGTAACTGCAGTTACTGAAATGAATTTACCTTACATTGAAATGTATTTGTCATTGACAAGTGTTTTTGCTAAAGTTTATAGCATGATCATATGATTTGAGTCAAAATGACCTGTATCGTTTTGAACATGTTTGATATAGACGCTGTGTATCTAAAGAAAAGTAGTTGGAGAGGAGATTTTGACTGATCTTGTAGCTAACGACAGGTTTGTTAGACATGGTGGCTGGTGCACCTTGTATTTCCATATTACAGTTCTAACCCATGCAAGTGGAAAGGTAGAACCAGTATGCCATTATCATATCTCTCGAGTGGGGACCACTGTCATGATTTGACACTCACAGAGGGGTACCACAACTTATTTTGGTTATATCTCGAGGTAGGGAACCCATCGCTTACATGGTTCATTCTTGTAAACCTCCTAAAGATGCGCATTTGGTTTGTGATACCGTATTTTATTGAGCTTATACTTGTGATTTTGATATGGGGCTGAGATGATGCTCGTCTAATTCCTGTAGTCTTACTCCATAGATGTTGTATTCATTAAATGATATATGATTGTTTATCGTCATTGCGGAATGACATCTGCAATTTTTTGTTATCTACTCAATAAGCTAGCTAACTCACTCTtccattattattgttttacAGAGATAACTGTTGATGTAGAGGAGGACCTTCCTAGCTGGAGCTCGCGAAGTTGATAGTACTGGTGAGCCTCGGATTGGTTCACGCATACGAAAAATCTTTTAACATTTATTATCTTCCTTCTTTTGAAACTCATCAATTGTTCCGTTAGTTTCATGAGTACTTTGGTTatcataagacttataagcatgctttaaattttttttatggtaTTCTGGTCATGGACTTGTATAATTGTGTAACAAATGGGAGGTTAAAAATGGTGATGACTTGTTCTGTGGGGTGCTTGTTGTTTGTATGATTCTAGCCGAGACAGGAAATTTGGATAGACAGAGAAATGGGGATAGCTTTgtcaaattttttataaaatttcggCAAGTCCAGCTAAGGGTGCTTTTCCCGGTCGCTGGTCATGTCCCTAACTTCGATCCTGATATTTTCCCCATCTGCAAGAATAAAATGCACAAATGAAATTAGGATCTCCAAATTGTAAGTAATGCTGCGAAGTTCGAGGCCAGGGTATCACTTCATATTTTACCTGAGTTTGTAGAACATCAACCTTTTTTTATATGAACATCATGAAGATGTTGTGGAGGTAATTAGTGGTGTACTCCTTCATCAGCTAAGTATACAAGGGCTATATTCCATAACTCTTTATTCATCCAAGTAATGACTTGTTGCTTTCGAACTATTATTTTTGTGGTTTCTGTAAAAAGAATCTCTGGAGTATGGCCAGCGCGAGATGCATATGGAATGACACTGGCATCCACCATGCTTTCTAATATGAGTCATACATTGAGAAGTTTGTCTTTTATTGGAGAAGATTGTTTGATATGATTATTGTATATGTTACTGGGATTTGAATGAAGAGATTAAGAAATCTAATAAGGAGGCAAAgcttttaaaagttttttcctttaaaactgTGCCATGTTCCTGGAATCGTAAAATATTTAGGAATATTGCCACATCTCATTCCTTAATTGTGTGGTATTTTGATGAACACCTTTGAGTATAAAAAGATTTTATCTGTATTATTAAGTCAAAGTAGAGTTCTGCCTGCGTCTTAGAAATGAAACAGCCCAGAACCTTTGGATGTTCAAAACAAGAGAATTTTCACCTGATCTGATTCATTTTGTAAAGAAATATAAGGGATGATGTGAGCCAAAAAGGggcagggggggggggggggggggggggggaacacGTATGAAACTTGTAGTTTGCCGCTGCAGAGGTGGAAATTGGCCCTGCAATGCCATTTATTGCCATTGGGGGTGAAGTTTGGCCACTGTTATAGCAGTGGAAACTGGCGTTGTAGCACTATTAGCTGTCCAGTGAGATATTGGGCCTCCAAAATTAGTTCGTTGTGCTCTCTTTTCCAATTGGTTTAGTGTACATCTCCAAAACAAAAATGGATAAATTCAATCATTAAAGCATGGGAACTGCATTTAAGAATGCAAAGGACATAGGTTCATCACTTGCCACAAattttgtttctacaacttacATGGTCTATACTTATATTGCGTCGACTTAGCTTTCAGATACGAAAAATTTATCTTATAGTTTGATAATGAaacattttttaattatgttgATGTTATATACAAAAACATTTCTTAAGAACCATTTTCCTTCACAAGCATTTTTGCTAAAATTTATTATATAGCATGATATTGTATTAATCCAAATGACCAGAATTATAACGACCCATtcggtcgttatagtcttttcgataTTTTTGCCcgttcccgagcattgattagctcacttttgacccaaggggaccgttgacacgcttcccgaggtgtctggaccggattcgggcaacttttgggagacataggcttaaagtgaaaaatgtttgacccgaagttgactttaGGGTAGACGGACCCTTTTTGGAATTCCgccgattccgagaggtccggatggtcgttagTACTTGGGTGTGTATTTAGTTCGCTTCCCAttgcacttggatgcatttcgAGACTTGGATTGGGAAAtgagaattaaggcatcgggggttgacttgatCAATGAGACATCCGttaggaattttgaggccacgagcgcgttcgttgcgcatttttatgtgtgtctatgtatatggtatgtgagcagatggcctcgggaactaGTCGGAAAATTGGATcgaattgtgaaacttgggaaGTTTTAAATTGTgcggtgcccgctttggcggcaagGCACCCAAGACCGGCGGCTAGCCGTATATGGGGCGGTCACCTGTACCGAAGCGGTCCAAGCATTTTAAGCttgaccgctggggcggtcccagTACCGCTAAAGCTGGTGACAGGCAATTAGTAACATTAATAAAGTGCTAAAAACCCTTAGGCCCTCATTATGTcccatttcgatatttgagcttgaaggAACTGTTCTTATGGATATTTGGAGGagaatcttggaggtaaatcttgcttattTCTTCACTCTTCCTTTAACCATAATCATATTAGATTCCCTTTGTCCCTTAATAAACCCATGGTGATGGGAGTTGAAAGAGGTTTGTGGAAGAACATTATCCCTAGTCTTAATaatgataaattggtgatgtttatgttagatattgactaatctaagcttattaatctcatatcttccacttttagcgttgaatttcggaatcaaagacttagggtttatatccAATTTGGGGATTTTGCTTGAAATCGGAAATTAGGTTAACTCTTGAGTTAAATCAGTAactagtggttgggttatgattacctagcatttaatttggtattttgttctcgaattttccctttttgcccttgtaggcccgtttccccaatttctagggttagaattgacctaattgaaatagtagcaacattagtatcattcttcatgatttctaatctagaattcgattatgcttagactactttggttccgaggttcagcggaagggcaaggcaaaggagtgagttgttggtgttgcggttcggtcatccaggtaggttatgacttacccttggtgagacttcgtatagcgaagcccatatttagattatattgtcggagacaacatgtgaaccttcgggtatgatgttgggttggatattgccttaggttgggccctgttgtgtgttgggactagccaccccgttgtggtGTGCTTGACTGTTCTATTGTATTGGCTTGAAGCCATGAGTTGTTGGTAGATATTAGATCCTGTTATTCATCTTgatttgatatattgttggaATACCAACGATcggtattgtgatattgatatattgttggcatacccactgttggtatttgtgatattgatacattgttggcgtaccccattgtttttttttgtaagcAAATTTTCTTGATACTAAGTAATAATTACAAACCCAAGCAGGAGCTGACCACCTACTTCACAAAATTCCACAGCTATGTATACTATTTAGCTGGTTACAAGATAAAGCCATCTATGCTATCAAAAGAGTTACACCTATCTATTACAGAGAAAAATCAGTACAAGTGTGACCCGGTAGATATAACACGGTTTTACAAAGAAACCAGCAGCAGTTATGGCATATAATTCAAAGAGTCCAGGGTTATCTTCGACTTCTGCAGCTTGCTccctatgatatgtatatgaatggcTATCTCCTTGCACAACCTGTTGCTGTTGAATTGTCCAATGTGAAACCTGAGATTGTTCCTTTCACTCTATAGTACTGCCACTAGCATTGCAAACACACAACTAGTGATAGCACCTTTTGCTGATTTTTTCCTTGCCCAGTTGCATACCCCTTGTAATTCTTCTTGCCAAGTACCAATTGACCTGGTGAAACCTAACCATATCAACAACCTGTTCCATAAAGCCTTAGTTACAGGACAAGCAAAGAACAAGTGGTCCAATGTTTCATCTGCACTGTCTCAATACACACACTCCATTGGCACATGTATTCCTATTTTGAGTAGTCTATCCACAGTTGTAAGCCTACCCCATGCTGCCAGCCAAATAATGAACTTATGTCTTGGATGAATGTTTTGTTGTAGTGCTAAACTCTTCCAGTTGACTTTTTGGTATTGAGGCATAAGGTGCAAGTACATTCTCTTGATGGAGAACCTCCCATGAGAGACCATTGCCTCCTGATCCCCAGAAACTGTGCCCTGGCCTAATTGCGTACTGTACCATGTATTTCCTAGCTTCAAGTTTTTCCTGATCACCCGTGTAGCATTAATAGGGATAACACAAGAGTCTACAGTTTCCCCTTTCATATAGTATTCAGTGATCCGTTTAATCCATAAGCAATCTTTTTTACTGCT
This window harbors:
- the LOC132054256 gene encoding uncharacterized protein LOC132054256 — translated: MEYVSSVSYSLVLNGGLTDPFQGKRGIRQGDPMSLYLFVIAMEYVQRELVTLQKHKEFKYHPRCKKMEVVHICFADDLLMFCKTDVKSIQMLQGAFQRFSAASGLEANRDKSSIYMSGTYWAQIFVLPKRILKMIESICRTYLWTGSVAASRKSLISWAKMCMPKAVGGQNISNLEQWNHAAILKQLWAISSKKDCLWIKRITEYYMKGETVDSCVIPINATRVIRKNLKLGNTWYSTQLGQGTVSGDQEAMVSHGRFSIKRMYLHLMPQYQKVNWKSLALQQNIHPRHKFIIWLAAWGRLTTVDRLLKIGIHVPMELLIWLGFTRSIGTWQEELQGVSHWTIQQQQVVQGDSHSYTYHREQAAEVEDNPGLFELYAITAADGENIRIEVRDMTSDREKHP